The Mycobacterium paragordonae genome includes a region encoding these proteins:
- a CDS encoding nitroreductase family deazaflavin-dependent oxidoreductase: protein MTDTPDTESIKAFNNTIVDEFRSNGGKVGGQFANADLLLLTTTGAKSGQPRIAPLAYFRIDGRLIIIGSFAGAPVDPAWVHNLRARPQAQVEVGAEAFDVTAHELDRAERDAIFEQITAAAPGFAEYQAKTDRVIPLFELRRA from the coding sequence ATGACTGATACCCCGGACACCGAATCCATCAAGGCATTCAACAACACCATCGTCGACGAATTCCGGTCCAACGGCGGCAAGGTCGGCGGCCAGTTCGCCAATGCCGACCTGTTGCTGCTCACCACCACCGGTGCCAAGTCAGGCCAGCCCCGCATCGCGCCGCTGGCCTATTTCCGCATCGACGGCCGGCTGATCATCATCGGGTCGTTCGCCGGCGCGCCGGTCGACCCGGCCTGGGTGCACAACCTGCGCGCCCGGCCGCAGGCGCAGGTGGAAGTCGGCGCCGAGGCGTTCGACGTCACCGCGCACGAACTGGATCGTGCCGAGCGTGACGCCATCTTCGAGCAGATCACCGCGGCGGCACCGGGCTTCGCCGAGTACCAGGCGAAAACCGACCGAGTCATCCCGCTGTTCGAACTGCGCCGCGCCTAA
- a CDS encoding serine/threonine-protein kinase — translation MPLKNGERVADYTIVGWLGAGPLGDVYRATHPTSPHELALKIPFTTTSQDRAFGMRFQREGSVALRITHPNLVRLHDIGEFDDKVWAARDYVDGTSVAELIAQRYPQGMPEREVCAIVNAVADPLDHLHRSGCLHRGVKPTNILATSQRRILLSDFGTGSQLGNDGPTLAALPYLAPELATGADGPLADQYALAANAFYLLTGAPPPPLATRPARVSDHRAELSHLDRLFAKALSPQPDSRFRSCGELAAELTALAN, via the coding sequence GTGCCGCTGAAGAACGGCGAACGGGTCGCCGACTACACCATCGTCGGGTGGTTGGGCGCTGGCCCCCTTGGCGACGTCTACCGAGCCACCCATCCCACGTCGCCGCACGAGTTGGCCCTGAAAATCCCTTTCACGACCACCTCTCAGGACCGGGCCTTCGGCATGCGCTTCCAGCGGGAAGGCTCCGTCGCGCTGCGGATCACCCATCCGAACCTGGTTCGGCTGCATGACATCGGCGAGTTTGACGACAAGGTTTGGGCTGCAAGGGATTACGTGGACGGCACCAGTGTGGCGGAACTGATCGCGCAGCGCTACCCGCAGGGCATGCCCGAACGCGAGGTGTGCGCCATCGTCAACGCGGTCGCTGACCCGCTCGACCACCTGCACCGAAGCGGCTGCCTACACCGGGGTGTCAAACCCACGAACATTCTGGCCACCTCCCAACGGCGAATCCTGTTGTCCGACTTCGGGACCGGTAGCCAACTGGGCAACGACGGCCCCACTCTGGCGGCACTGCCGTACCTGGCACCCGAATTGGCCACCGGCGCCGACGGCCCGCTGGCCGACCAGTATGCACTGGCCGCCAACGCTTTCTATCTGTTGACCGGCGCCCCGCCCCCACCGCTGGCCACGCGGCCGGCGCGGGTCAGCGACCATCGCGCCGAACTGAGTCACCTCGATCGATTGTTCGCCAAAGCGCTATCCCCTCAGCCCGACAGCCGATTTCGCAGCTGCGGAGAGTTGGCCGCTGAACTGACGGCGCTGGCGAATTAG
- a CDS encoding FUSC family protein, whose protein sequence is MKTSLLAGAAGEGTAAVHRLRAALWPIAQTSVAAALAWHLTHDLLRHQQPFFAPISAVVCMSASNVLRARRATQMMVGVALGIAVGGGTVGFLGAGPIAIGVAVCIALSVAILVGRGAIGQGLMFVNQTAVSSILVLVFSHTGIVVTERLFDSLIGGGLALVFALVLFPADPKRLLSDARAAVLAAAHETLVQTAGILEDADTRSPDWLRTVSDHLHQEVGALIEARSTAEVAVRRAPRRWASRGTIRDIDAQSAQLGLFASCVLHLARSVTRPLGRAVAPSLRAAVSELALATGLADADPTAAAAHLAAARRHATVLQSGARDHAEVVVADVVSGCADDLQQVIQRTS, encoded by the coding sequence GTGAAGACTTCGCTGCTGGCCGGGGCGGCCGGCGAGGGAACGGCCGCTGTTCACCGATTACGCGCCGCGTTGTGGCCGATCGCCCAGACATCGGTCGCCGCCGCGCTGGCCTGGCACCTGACGCACGATCTGCTGCGCCACCAGCAACCGTTCTTCGCGCCGATCTCGGCGGTGGTGTGCATGTCGGCGAGCAACGTGCTGCGCGCGCGACGTGCCACCCAGATGATGGTCGGCGTCGCGCTGGGCATCGCGGTAGGAGGCGGGACGGTGGGCTTTCTCGGTGCCGGACCGATCGCGATCGGTGTGGCGGTCTGCATTGCGCTGTCGGTCGCGATTCTGGTCGGTCGCGGCGCCATCGGTCAGGGATTGATGTTCGTCAACCAGACCGCCGTCTCTTCGATCTTGGTGCTGGTGTTCTCCCACACCGGCATCGTGGTCACCGAGCGCCTCTTCGATTCGCTGATCGGGGGCGGGCTGGCGCTGGTGTTCGCCCTCGTGCTGTTCCCCGCCGACCCGAAGCGCCTGCTCAGTGATGCGCGTGCGGCCGTCCTGGCCGCGGCGCACGAGACGCTCGTGCAGACGGCCGGGATTCTCGAGGATGCCGACACCCGCAGTCCCGACTGGCTGAGGACCGTCTCCGACCACCTCCATCAAGAGGTCGGGGCACTGATCGAGGCCCGGTCCACGGCTGAGGTGGCGGTGCGTCGTGCGCCTCGTCGGTGGGCCTCGCGCGGCACGATTCGAGACATTGACGCGCAATCCGCGCAGCTGGGTCTGTTTGCCAGCTGCGTGCTGCACCTGGCGCGCTCGGTCACCCGTCCGCTCGGGCGGGCGGTCGCGCCCTCCCTGCGGGCAGCAGTAAGCGAACTTGCCCTGGCGACCGGACTTGCCGATGCCGATCCCACAGCCGCGGCGGCTCACCTGGCCGCCGCGCGCCGCCACGCCACCGTGCTGCAGTCCGGTGCCCGCGACCACGCCGAAGTAGTGGTCGCCGACGTGGTTTCGGGCTGCGCCGACGACCTGCAGCAGGTGATCCAACGGACGTCATGA
- a CDS encoding MmcQ/YjbR family DNA-binding protein has translation MATWEDVARVVGDLPLTTEQSPRDWRVGKKLLAWERPLRKSDIDALTRDGVQPPPGDILGVRVPDEGVKLALVADEPRVYFTTPHFDGYPAVLVRLAEIAVGDLRELITEAWLTQAPKQLVKEFLAKSS, from the coding sequence GTGGCCACCTGGGAAGACGTGGCCCGCGTCGTCGGTGACCTGCCGCTGACCACCGAGCAGTCACCGCGCGATTGGCGGGTGGGCAAGAAGTTGCTCGCATGGGAGCGACCGCTGCGCAAATCCGACATCGACGCGCTGACCCGCGACGGGGTGCAGCCGCCGCCGGGCGACATTCTGGGTGTGCGGGTACCGGATGAAGGGGTGAAGTTGGCGCTGGTCGCCGACGAGCCGCGGGTGTACTTCACCACCCCGCACTTCGACGGTTACCCGGCTGTGCTGGTCCGGCTGGCCGAGATCGCGGTCGGTGACCTGCGCGAGTTGATCACCGAAGCGTGGCTGACGCAGGCTCCGAAACAGCTGGTCAAGGAGTTTCTGGCGAAGTCGTCATGA
- a CDS encoding SDR family oxidoreductase, with protein sequence MSQLSGKTALVTGGNSGIGLAAAQRLAAEGAHVFLTGRNQQTIDAAVASIGANATGIRADVSSNDQLAAIVAAIESRGNGLDVLFANAGGGAFAPLGKITLEQFTDTFMTNVGGTLFTVQAMLPLLNRGSSIILTGSTAAYNGTPAFSVYAATKAAIRSFGRTWAAELVSRDIRVNTVVPGPVETPGLKGLAPAGQEQELLDGEAAKVPMGRLGRPEEIAAAVLFLASDQSSFMTGTEMFVDGGAEQI encoded by the coding sequence ATGAGCCAGCTGAGTGGCAAAACCGCACTTGTCACCGGCGGCAATTCGGGCATCGGCCTGGCGGCCGCCCAGCGGTTGGCGGCCGAGGGCGCGCATGTCTTTCTGACCGGGCGTAACCAACAGACGATCGACGCCGCGGTGGCCTCGATCGGCGCCAATGCGACCGGCATTCGCGCCGATGTGTCGAGCAATGACCAGCTGGCGGCCATCGTCGCCGCGATCGAGTCCCGCGGAAACGGGCTCGACGTGCTGTTCGCGAACGCCGGCGGCGGAGCGTTCGCGCCGTTGGGTAAGATCACCCTCGAACAGTTCACCGACACCTTCATGACCAACGTCGGTGGCACGCTCTTCACCGTGCAGGCGATGCTGCCGCTGCTCAACCGCGGTTCGTCGATCATCCTGACCGGTTCCACGGCCGCCTACAACGGGACGCCCGCATTCAGCGTCTACGCCGCAACAAAGGCGGCAATTCGCTCGTTCGGCCGCACCTGGGCTGCCGAACTCGTGAGCCGCGACATCCGCGTCAACACCGTCGTCCCGGGACCGGTCGAGACGCCGGGCCTCAAAGGTCTGGCGCCCGCCGGCCAGGAGCAGGAACTCCTGGACGGCGAAGCGGCGAAGGTTCCGATGGGCCGTCTCGGCCGGCCGGAAGAGATCGCGGCAGCGGTCCTCTTCCTCGCCTCGGATCAAAGCAGCTTCATGACGGGGACGGAAATGTTCGTCGACGGCGGTGCCGAACAGATCTGA
- a CDS encoding esterase/lipase family protein produces MQGHEMRSLADLAGEGTRVLTTLVRDVHHGIASRVFTSIGPAAKPVQVIHDATASTIYSMVDGAVRGSLYGAGALAAHTLSNDDETVLARPRVAGAIAAVNGIYGDEMTNRKNGFALSMQVRRKGQPVELTADSIAKAFPKPTGRIAVFVHGWCMTERSWWRAPRTGETLRPYGKRLRKDLDFTPVFVRYNSGHHISENGQALADVLHRLHELWPTAVEDVVLIGHSMGGLVSRSACHYGRDRDHAWTDAVRHVVCLGSPHLGADLEKGVNMAAWALAKLPETRGLAAFLNTRSAGVKDLRYGALLHEDWRDCDPDEFLRDRCQEVPFLPHAVYHFVSTTAAPRAVGLIMGDHLVRPKSAAGVGRSRKVPFEAAHGLTLTGLNHFDLLNHPSIYDKLLAWLAHSPALAQSESVG; encoded by the coding sequence GTGCAGGGACACGAAATGAGGTCGCTGGCCGACCTCGCCGGCGAAGGCACGCGGGTGCTGACCACGCTGGTCCGTGATGTGCATCACGGCATCGCCAGTCGGGTTTTCACCTCGATAGGTCCGGCGGCCAAGCCCGTGCAGGTGATTCATGACGCCACTGCTTCCACCATCTACAGCATGGTCGACGGGGCCGTGCGGGGCTCGCTGTATGGCGCGGGCGCGCTGGCGGCGCACACCTTGAGCAACGACGACGAGACCGTGCTGGCGCGTCCACGCGTCGCGGGTGCGATCGCGGCGGTGAACGGAATCTACGGCGACGAGATGACCAACCGGAAGAACGGTTTTGCGCTCTCGATGCAGGTCCGGCGCAAAGGACAGCCGGTGGAGCTCACCGCGGACTCGATCGCGAAGGCGTTTCCCAAACCGACCGGCCGCATCGCGGTGTTCGTGCACGGCTGGTGCATGACCGAACGGTCATGGTGGCGCGCGCCGCGAACCGGCGAGACGCTGCGTCCCTACGGCAAACGATTGCGCAAGGACCTCGACTTCACTCCGGTGTTCGTGCGCTACAACAGTGGTCACCACATCTCGGAGAACGGCCAGGCGCTGGCCGACGTGCTGCACCGGCTGCACGAATTGTGGCCGACGGCAGTCGAAGACGTCGTTCTGATCGGCCATTCCATGGGTGGTTTGGTATCCCGCAGCGCATGTCATTACGGACGCGACCGGGACCATGCGTGGACCGACGCCGTTCGGCACGTGGTGTGCCTGGGTTCCCCCCACCTGGGTGCCGACCTGGAAAAGGGCGTCAACATGGCGGCGTGGGCGCTGGCGAAGCTGCCCGAGACGCGCGGCTTGGCGGCATTTCTGAACACCCGCAGCGCCGGGGTGAAGGATCTGCGGTACGGCGCCCTGCTCCATGAGGACTGGCGCGACTGCGACCCGGACGAGTTCCTGCGCGACCGTTGCCAGGAGGTGCCCTTCCTACCGCACGCGGTCTATCACTTCGTCTCGACCACGGCCGCGCCCCGCGCGGTCGGACTGATCATGGGCGACCATCTGGTGCGCCCCAAGAGTGCGGCAGGCGTGGGTCGATCACGTAAGGTTCCGTTCGAGGCCGCCCACGGTCTCACCCTGACCGGCTTGAACCACTTTGACCTGCTCAACCATCCGTCGATCTACGACAAGCTGCTGGCGTGGCTCGCCCACTCCCCGGCACTGGCGCAGTCCGAATCGGTCGGTTAG
- a CDS encoding transglutaminase family protein — MPPEEPSEEFNGWSAPPAAKRYRVTHRTEYRYSDVVTSSYGRGFLTPRDSLRQHCVAHELIIDPAPADSSTSRDTYGNISSYFHVTEPHRALTIVSDSIVDVAPQASGIYSTGPALQPWENARPNGAQGALASDFALDLTPPEITDEVRDYAAPSFEPGRPLVEVLRDLASRIFRDFTYRSGSTTVSTRVNEVLTAREGVCQDFARLAIACLRAHGLAACYVSGYLATDPPPGKDRMIGIDATHAWASVWTPQQPGQFEWLGLDPTNDQLVDQRYIVVGRGRDYADVPPLRGIIYTNSERSVIDVGVDVVPFEGDALHA; from the coding sequence TTGCCGCCTGAGGAGCCGTCCGAGGAATTCAACGGCTGGTCGGCGCCGCCGGCCGCGAAACGGTACCGCGTCACCCATCGCACGGAATACCGCTACTCCGATGTCGTGACCAGCTCATACGGGCGCGGATTCCTCACACCGCGAGACTCGCTGCGCCAGCACTGCGTTGCACACGAACTGATCATCGACCCGGCCCCGGCCGACAGTTCCACCAGCCGCGACACGTACGGCAACATCAGTTCGTACTTCCACGTCACCGAGCCGCACCGGGCCCTGACCATCGTCAGCGACTCGATCGTCGACGTCGCCCCGCAGGCGTCCGGGATCTACAGCACCGGGCCGGCCCTGCAACCGTGGGAGAACGCGCGACCCAACGGCGCACAGGGGGCGCTGGCGAGCGACTTCGCCCTGGACCTGACGCCACCGGAAATCACCGACGAGGTTCGTGACTACGCGGCGCCCAGCTTCGAGCCCGGACGTCCGCTCGTCGAGGTGCTGCGCGACCTCGCGTCGCGAATTTTCCGTGATTTCACTTACCGTTCGGGCTCGACCACGGTTTCCACGCGGGTAAATGAGGTTCTGACGGCCCGGGAAGGGGTATGCCAGGACTTCGCGCGGTTGGCGATCGCCTGCCTGCGCGCCCATGGTTTGGCGGCCTGCTATGTCTCCGGTTATCTGGCTACCGACCCACCCCCTGGAAAGGATCGAATGATAGGCATTGACGCCACCCACGCCTGGGCGTCGGTGTGGACGCCGCAGCAACCGGGTCAGTTCGAGTGGCTGGGCCTTGATCCCACCAACGACCAGCTGGTTGACCAGCGCTACATCGTGGTGGGACGCGGCCGCGACTACGCGGACGTGCCGCCGTTGCGCGGCATCATCTACACCAACTCGGAACGCAGCGTGATCGACGTCGGCGTCGACGTCGTCCCGTTCGAAGGAGATGCGCTGCATGCGTGA
- a CDS encoding zinc-binding metallopeptidase family protein — protein sequence MRDFHCPNCGQRLAFENSECLNCHSALGFSLDQMALLVIAKGGEESDHAGAVAANEYQLCANLFVAECNWLVPVGQPGGLCESCALTIERPNDQDTVGLAEFARAEAAKRRLVAELHELNLPIIGRDQDPDYGLAFRLLSSAHENVITGHENGVITLDLAEGDDVHREQLRVEMEEPYRTLLGHFRHEVGHYYFYRLVRSPEYLQRFNELFGDPDADYQAALDRHYSQGAPEGWQETFVSSYATMHPAEDWAETFAHYLHIRDTLDTSASCGLAPAAATFDRPPLGPSAFPTIIEMWLPLSWSLNMVNRSMGHDDLYPFVLPPAVLDKMQFVHTVIEEVTSQLQAAT from the coding sequence ATGCGTGACTTCCATTGCCCCAACTGCGGCCAGCGTCTGGCGTTCGAGAATTCGGAGTGCCTCAATTGCCACAGTGCCCTGGGGTTCTCCCTGGACCAGATGGCGCTGCTGGTGATCGCCAAAGGCGGCGAAGAAAGCGACCACGCCGGCGCGGTGGCCGCCAACGAATACCAGCTGTGCGCCAACCTCTTTGTGGCCGAATGCAATTGGCTGGTTCCGGTCGGCCAGCCCGGCGGCCTGTGCGAGTCGTGCGCGCTGACCATCGAGCGTCCCAACGACCAGGACACCGTCGGGCTGGCGGAGTTCGCCCGCGCCGAGGCGGCCAAGCGGCGGCTCGTCGCCGAGCTGCACGAGTTGAACCTGCCGATCATCGGGCGCGACCAGGATCCGGACTATGGACTCGCGTTCCGGCTGCTGTCCAGCGCGCACGAGAACGTGATCACCGGACACGAAAACGGCGTCATCACATTGGATCTCGCCGAGGGCGACGATGTGCACCGCGAGCAGTTGCGAGTGGAGATGGAAGAGCCGTACCGCACCCTGCTCGGGCACTTCCGCCACGAGGTGGGGCACTACTACTTTTACCGGCTGGTCCGGTCACCGGAGTACCTGCAGCGGTTCAACGAATTGTTCGGTGACCCCGACGCCGACTACCAGGCGGCGCTCGACCGTCATTACAGCCAGGGGGCGCCGGAGGGCTGGCAGGAGACCTTCGTTTCCTCGTACGCGACCATGCACCCGGCCGAAGACTGGGCCGAGACGTTCGCGCACTACCTGCACATCCGGGACACGCTGGACACCTCGGCGTCCTGCGGGCTGGCCCCGGCGGCCGCCACGTTCGACCGGCCGCCCTTGGGGCCCAGCGCTTTTCCCACCATCATCGAGATGTGGCTGCCGTTGTCCTGGTCGCTGAACATGGTGAACCGGTCGATGGGACACGACGACCTTTACCCCTTTGTGCTGCCGCCGGCGGTGCTGGACAAGATGCAGTTCGTACACACCGTGATCGAAGAGGTGACCTCGCAGCTGCAGGCCGCCACCTGA
- a CDS encoding NUDIX domain-containing protein, with translation MTQTWLSVDVIALTEDEPVPRLVLIRRAGTPHRGATTLPGGLLAAEHGETVEQAARRIVREKAGAEITSGVAIVDVVSDPLRDERGHTVSIVVAARVAAGTGGAVPVTDIPDGMPFQHTEIARAALARIGERLLTDASTTYALLGPETTFVQTCALLRACTSITDTAARARLDRSPLFTRTDQFHKHAGSGRPARVYHRQPA, from the coding sequence GTGACGCAAACCTGGCTGAGCGTAGACGTCATCGCGCTCACCGAGGACGAACCGGTGCCGCGCCTGGTACTGATCCGGCGCGCCGGGACCCCGCACCGCGGCGCGACCACGTTGCCGGGAGGACTGCTGGCCGCCGAGCACGGTGAAACCGTCGAGCAGGCCGCCAGGAGGATCGTGCGCGAGAAGGCCGGCGCCGAGATCACCAGTGGCGTCGCGATTGTCGACGTGGTGAGCGACCCGCTGCGTGACGAACGCGGGCACACGGTGTCGATCGTCGTGGCCGCCCGTGTCGCCGCAGGTACCGGAGGCGCCGTCCCGGTCACCGACATACCCGACGGAATGCCGTTTCAGCACACCGAAATTGCGCGTGCCGCACTCGCGCGGATCGGCGAGCGGCTGCTGACCGACGCGAGCACCACCTACGCCCTGCTCGGCCCGGAGACGACGTTCGTGCAGACCTGTGCGCTGCTGCGGGCCTGCACGTCGATCACCGACACGGCCGCACGAGCACGCCTGGACCGCTCACCGCTGTTCACGCGGACCGACCAGTTTCACAAGCACGCCGGGTCAGGCCGGCCCGCCCGCGTCTATCACCGGCAGCCCGCCTAA
- a CDS encoding nicotinate phosphoribosyltransferase, producing the protein MNDRQDRALDTLLATDAYKLDHRRQYPKGTEFVYSNLTARGTRLPDVDATVFFGLQAYLRQLQQRWQVFFDLAPDELDAVLTAYEQFVTALLGPNDIGAEHFRQLHTLGYLPLRVKAVKEGALVPLRVPYLTVENTDSRFFWLTNYLETELSAQLWQPITSATLAWRNRTLLDRRAALSGDEDAVKFQGHEFAYRGMTGTEAAAASGAGHLLSFCGTDTLPAIRYIQQYYPGNDGELIGASVPATEHSVMCAGGQDGELQTFDRLLQLYPAGTLSVVSDTWNLWRVLTEYLPARADEIRSRNGKLVIRPDSGDPELILCGDPNAPAGTPEQQGVVRLLAETFGTVRNDKGYRELDPHVGAIYGDSITYERADAITRNLMDQGFSSTAVVFGFGSYTYQYQTRDTFKMAVKATWVQVDGQGRDILKDPITDDGSKKSATGRLSVRRRDDGRPYLIEHADHECDDELQIVFENGQLLRSHTFAEVRANLRRDSVIREGWTRT; encoded by the coding sequence ATGAACGACAGGCAGGATCGCGCGCTGGACACCCTGCTGGCCACCGACGCGTACAAATTGGACCACCGCCGCCAATACCCGAAGGGCACCGAGTTCGTCTACTCGAACCTGACCGCGCGCGGAACGCGGCTGCCCGACGTCGATGCCACCGTATTCTTCGGGCTGCAGGCATACCTGCGCCAACTGCAGCAGCGCTGGCAGGTGTTCTTCGACCTTGCGCCCGACGAACTCGACGCGGTGCTGACGGCATACGAGCAGTTCGTCACGGCCCTACTGGGGCCGAATGATATTGGTGCCGAACACTTCCGGCAGCTGCACACGCTGGGTTATCTGCCCCTGCGGGTGAAGGCGGTCAAGGAGGGCGCCTTGGTCCCCCTGCGGGTGCCCTACCTGACGGTCGAGAACACCGACAGCCGATTCTTCTGGCTGACAAACTATCTCGAGACCGAGCTGTCCGCTCAGCTGTGGCAGCCCATCACCAGCGCCACCCTCGCGTGGCGTAACCGCACGCTGCTGGACCGGCGGGCGGCGTTGTCCGGCGATGAGGACGCGGTGAAGTTCCAGGGCCACGAATTCGCCTATCGCGGCATGACCGGCACCGAAGCGGCGGCCGCATCCGGAGCCGGGCATCTGCTGAGCTTCTGCGGAACCGACACCCTGCCCGCGATTCGCTATATCCAGCAGTATTACCCGGGAAACGACGGCGAACTGATCGGTGCCAGTGTCCCGGCCACCGAGCACTCGGTGATGTGCGCCGGCGGCCAGGACGGCGAGCTGCAGACCTTCGACCGTCTGTTGCAGCTGTACCCGGCCGGCACGCTGTCTGTCGTCTCCGACACCTGGAACCTGTGGCGCGTGCTCACCGAGTACCTGCCCGCCCGGGCCGACGAGATCAGAAGCCGCAACGGCAAACTCGTCATCCGGCCCGACTCCGGAGACCCCGAACTGATCCTGTGCGGTGATCCGAACGCTCCCGCCGGCACCCCGGAACAACAGGGCGTGGTGCGGCTGCTCGCGGAGACATTCGGGACCGTCAGGAACGACAAGGGCTATCGCGAACTCGACCCGCACGTCGGCGCGATCTACGGCGACTCGATCACCTACGAACGCGCCGACGCGATCACCCGAAACCTGATGGATCAGGGCTTCTCCTCCACCGCAGTCGTTTTCGGTTTCGGGTCCTACACCTACCAGTACCAGACGCGGGACACGTTCAAGATGGCCGTCAAAGCCACCTGGGTCCAGGTCGACGGTCAGGGCCGCGACATCCTCAAGGATCCGATCACCGACGACGGCTCCAAGAAGTCGGCCACCGGTCGCCTCTCCGTGCGCCGCCGCGACGACGGTCGCCCTTACCTGATCGAACACGCCGACCACGAATGCGACGACGAGTTGCAGATCGTCTTCGAGAACGGACAACTGCTGCGCAGCCACACCTTCGCCGAAGTGCGGGCAAACCTGCGGCGCGACAGCGTGATCCGCGAGGGGTGGACCCGCACGTGA
- a CDS encoding phosphoribosyltransferase family protein codes for MADYEFFTLDTDSGALTTEPIEVFAYPMGDVTVRRTGDSELTSGLQALWVRTPAPDWSVVFNWASLVASAARRVLVMPYLPSARGDKDLPSPARTNARLAALSGITDIIAVDPHSPVWLDAMTAANPAVGRWELDLAAIVSDAVTGSGPYQGVIGPDAGSRGRASLVADRLGLPVFIASKSRDQATGKLKGYHPPDGVLDGRYLVVDDICDGGGTFALLRAAIPADVSLDLWVTHGGFTGPERSHQALSGYQCVYTTDSLPSARGGPVRATDLAPHVSETLRRIATNLEGAQ; via the coding sequence ATGGCCGATTACGAGTTCTTCACTCTCGATACCGACAGCGGTGCACTGACAACCGAACCGATCGAGGTATTCGCCTATCCGATGGGAGACGTGACGGTGCGTCGCACCGGCGACTCGGAACTCACCTCCGGCCTTCAGGCGCTGTGGGTTCGCACGCCGGCTCCCGATTGGTCGGTCGTCTTCAACTGGGCCTCCCTCGTCGCCAGCGCCGCCCGCCGCGTGTTGGTGATGCCGTACCTGCCCAGCGCACGGGGCGACAAGGACCTGCCCAGCCCCGCCCGGACGAACGCCCGACTGGCGGCGCTCTCCGGCATCACCGACATCATCGCGGTCGACCCGCACTCCCCGGTGTGGCTGGACGCGATGACCGCGGCCAACCCGGCCGTCGGGCGCTGGGAACTCGACCTGGCCGCGATCGTCAGCGATGCGGTGACCGGCAGCGGTCCTTACCAGGGGGTCATCGGGCCGGATGCCGGTTCACGAGGACGTGCCTCACTGGTCGCCGACCGACTCGGGCTGCCGGTCTTCATCGCCTCTAAGTCACGGGACCAGGCCACCGGAAAACTCAAGGGGTATCACCCGCCCGATGGCGTGCTGGACGGCCGCTATCTCGTGGTGGACGACATCTGTGACGGCGGAGGCACTTTCGCGCTGCTCCGGGCAGCGATACCAGCGGACGTGTCGCTGGACCTGTGGGTGACCCATGGCGGGTTCACCGGTCCGGAGCGCTCTCACCAAGCGCTGTCCGGATACCAGTGCGTCTACACCACCGACTCTTTGCCGAGCGCCCGGGGCGGACCCGTCCGAGCCACAGATCTGGCTCCGCATGTCAGCGAGACCTTACGCCGCATCGCCACCAATCTTGAAGGGGCACAATGA